Below is a window of Plasmodium brasilianum strain Bolivian I chromosome 14, whole genome shotgun sequence DNA.
TTGTTAGAAGTatataacttaaaaattaaggccaaaaaacaagaaattaAGGAAAACTTACAAACAAttgatttattaaataaggatattaaaaatgttaaaaaaaaacacgtAATACTtgacaaaaatgaaatatgttatatttgtaaaaagactgttcattataaaaagttttatgttttttcatGCCAACATTATTTCCATAGCATATGTTCtctaaacatatacataaattccAAGTCCAAAGAAGAGCTGTTCCAGTTTTTTTCTGTActtcataattataaaaattcattaattaataaaaatgagaaagatacattaatatatgaaacaAAAATTGATGAAATATTAACGGAAGAATGTTTCATATGTGGATCCTTTTCCATAAATTCCATTACGCAGAGTTTTATCTCTCAAAATGAGTCAGACTTGGTTGAAAGCTGGATGATATCCAAGGAATAGCtttcaaaataaagtaaaatgtagtagaacaaacaaaataaaataaaattggaCTATGTTTTCACGATAATTATCTAAAAAGACCTAATCATTCCATAAAGTATACTATAAAGGATcaagatataatttttttttttttttcaatgaaCATGATGGATATGAAAGTGTTACATAAATGTTATAAACGTGGGGGAAATTAATGAAgaggttaaaaaaaaaaaacaaatatgctAATTCTTCGAAAAAAATatccaaataaaaaaatgtgtagATGGATTGCTTTTGTTTTATGAGACCTGTGTATTTTACAGTCTTGTAGTTTTGCGTTATCGTAATTACGTTAATAATTGCTCTCTATTTTGGTtggttttatttatttattttttttttttttttttgatttactctatttcatttatttctttttatatattttacttccttttatttcaatttatttatttttatttatttttatttgttcgcTTTCATGCTAGGTTCCTTACAGGATAcgccctttttttttttttttttgatttactctatttcatttatttctttttatatattttatttccttttatttcattttatttatttttattttttcgctTTCATGCTAGGTTCCGCACAGaataccctttttttttttttttttgttacacTCCTCTATGTGCTTTTCTCTACacttttgcatatttttttaaatcatatcATTATACTTTTCccgttttttaaaaacaccTTTTGTCAACAAAAGGTAAGAAACTcgaggaaaaaataaaagaccCATAGGAAGGAAAAAGTGGATCTGCCTTCAAAGTATCTTCAcataaaaagattttttcccttttttctgAACCCTCTTTGAATGTATTTTgattaaaagaaatagattgctttttattataataatcaaAAATAGTCATATGTGGGAAATTAATTGAcgaaggaataaaaaaaataaaaggaggatctaatttaaattttctgtTCATTAATAATGGTGTAGTACATTTAGTAAGACATATTTCacactttctttttttatttttttcttttaaatataattcaatatatttattttgaacaTCATCAAAggttcttttcattttccaCGATATATATAACCATGGGTCTCCAAAATCTAcatcataataatttaaataataagcTAACTGTTCTTCATGTTCTTTTGACCAGGGTTTATTCTCATTTTCTAAAGGTGGAGCTTGAAAGTTTTTAACAAAGTCATCATACGAATCTTCAGGATATAAACCATATTTACACTTATTTACATACTTCCATATTTTTCTCCTCTGTTCATTTGTTATACATcctatattaaataattcttttggTGTTACTGTAATAAAATCTTTCCAACtcttaaaacatttttctatttcatcAATATTCTCACCTATGtctatattttctaaaaaagtTCTAACGTCCCAATTTTTGGGTGCCTCACTTGCACAGCTTTTTAAAAGTTCccgtttttccttttctatttcttctaTCTTCTGTCTCCTCAAGTGTTGCCTGAAAAGTTTTAAGTCGAAGAATCTCCTCTTCTTCTTGAGTAGCGGGCCTACAAATTGGTGAGAAaaagagggaaaaaaagagggaaaaaaaggtagaaaagaaaaacgtgaaagaagtggaagaagtggaagaaATGGAAGAAGTGGAATATgtgaaagaaaaacaaaataaacaaaatggagaaataaataaaataaagaaattttttttttttttttttaaataaattgtgAGCATTAAGAAAATCTAAAAAATTCTCCAAATGCACATTTACAAACATTCGCTTCAAATTTTGGTGCTCAGTTTTGTCTATGTTGTGTTTTCAACTTTCGTCTATTCGCTTTTACGCACTTTcggtacttttttttttttttcttctttttgtttattctcTTGACAGTTTTCGAACATTCTATCCAAGCAGAGAATTTCTATTACCTGTGTCATCCGAGCTCCTACGAAGTGCTGATGTGTGTACTAGTCTAGCGTTCTTAAAAgttcttattaatattttattcattaaaaaaaaaaaaaagatgctACAGGTATCTTTGTGCAATTTTTgaacatacaaaaatatatatgcacacaactcataacaaatattttttttactttttcggATACTCAAATATTTctacaaatttattataattaaatactaGTGAAAAACGAACAATTTCGTTATGCAAAACACAAGTTGGGTTTAGGTGAacgtttctttttttttttttttttttttttatagttcttcatatatataaatttacaagGCCCaacattttacatttactAGTTTACGTGTATTTGCATATGTAagcctatatatatacatatagatagcatatatatatatatatacatacgttatttctttcttttggggttatgataaaaattaaatcatGATTCAAAGTTTGCTGTGAGTTAAAACACGAATATCTTAGAAGCACAATTTACTATTTAGGAAAGCACTAAACTAGTATCACCATTTGATAACAATCCGTTTTGTAATCACTTCTTTAACTTCGACAGTGCACGATTTCTTTCAtggaatttaaaaaattctttcaattattttcacacacaaaagaaaaatgaaacgATACAAAATGTGACAAAACGTAATGTAGCAAAGCCTATACTGTATATGACTTTTTCGtcaacaaaattttatttgcttggtgtattttttttttttttaagaaggAAAATGCAAGAGAAAATGTGTTTATCCTatagtaaaatttttgaacTCCCCTTAcgaatttaatttttgacaTACAATTTTCATCTTTCGTTATTCTAACGAAAACGCgatttttacgtttttacaattaatcctttttttttttttttctattttaatttttttttttattaattttttttttattaattttttttttttttcattttttcatccaTTTTCTCATTCAGTTTTTCATCTATTTTTTCGCACAGTTTTTCATCTATTTTTTCGCACAGTTTTTCATCTATTCTTTCGCACagtttttcatcattttttcgCACAGTTTTTCATCTATTTTTTCGCACAGTTTTTCATCCATTTTTTCGCTCAGTTTTTCatccattttttcattcattttttcttttttttttccattaaaaACACAAACAACTgcttatatatgcatatttacgCTGTTACACACCGGCATCTCATGAACTTAAAATGAATGTGCATTCTTTTCGTAAATTCTCAAgattagaaatatatagaCCTTCGAAATTTAgtgagataaaaaaaagactttatttaaaaaaaaaattatttagcgtaattatgaaaaatgcaAAGAGAGAGTTacaaaagaaagaaaaaagtaaatgtgGTAAACATGCCGAAGAAGACGTTTTTTATAGTACTATAGCATCTTATCCTGAAAACAAGACccgaatttataaaaataataaatacaacgtatatgaaaattataatcatTGGCAAGACGATGGGGAAAAACCTTCTATTGAaagacttttttttatatgcagTTCCATGGGGTGTTTAGAATTACAGTACGttttatcttcttttataaattaccaaaaaaatatactaaaagATGAAGATATCTTGACATTATATAAGTTCTTGGACTTATCCGAAAAAGATATGTATGATTACCTATGTGGAATTGAGTTAATGCCACAGAATTTCTTGCAAACTGCAGTCATACGGTGTTTgctaaaatttataaatgttaacCATCCCTCTTTGAATTAAACATACATGTTTTTACATTTGTATGTGTATGCTTGTATTTCGATCTCTAAAAACGAATTTTTACTGTTACGttggtttttttttctttttttcttttttttaattttttcttttttttaattttttcttttttttaattttttctttttttccttttttaatttttcttgaagtatgcaaaaattttaaagaaaaaaaaaaaccttatgtatattttattttgtttttttatttttcttgcactttctttttttcgatCGTTATATCTTCAGTTCACAGTAGTGTATTAATGAagttgttttgtttttttctttttgttgcCAATATCGTGTATGAACGCATATacttgaatatatatatgtatatgattatagttatatgtatttatataaatatatatacatgcatacatacataatttatcagtacacatatacgtttacacatgtatatggcaatattcatttttacaaGCAGAAAGTAGCTTTTCttgaaaattaaattaaaaacgtCATAAACTTGCAGTTTCttgattaaaattatttcaaatttcttctttttttaaaaaaagtacgCTCATAAGTAATATCCTTAAACTcccttatttttcttttcaaaaaaaagctaAACAGTATCATGCATGTTTAAGTTAGCAAAGCGttctttattttgatttatcttaaaaaaagcaaaaaatatacgaAGCCTAACCTAAATAAAAACACAtttatatgcaaatataattttttttttttttgtatcatTATGTTATGCATTATGTGTTATGATATTGTAAAATAAGACTTTgtacacatattttttctccttaatatacatatatatataataattaaggGGTAAAACACAAAATTCGTtgtatatattgaaaatagtATGAGgatttaaaatatcataataGTGTTTTCATGagataaaatttatgtagttttttttttttttttcagttcttatttatttgtatgcaATTGTAAATCCCATTTTCGTACGGTATTTTCTTTGGCATTATATATGCAAGTTAATTTTATccaattttttctaaaaattttatgaataaatttattcacACTCCCCACTCTCCCCAAATAACACATGAAAACTTTAAGATGCTCTCGTCAGCTCACTCGTTTGACACATGGAAACATGTGGAAGCATTTTCAGAAAAATGATTATTCTgtgcttttattttgtaagaGAAATATTAGAAGTcaggtaaaaaataataaggtaAGTTATACGACAAGGTACTACAGCAACAGCTTCGaggaagagaaaaagaatactgaagaatattatttatccATGGGtgataatatagaaaaacgGTATAGCTTGGCTTTATATAATGTAGGAAAAAGaagtaacaaaataaatgaaatttcCAGTGATAtcttatttgttaaaaataatttccttaaagataaagtatttttaaactttttacACATAccaaatattgaaaataaagaaaagctagatttcttaaaaaatcaatgcaaaaaatataataataataatttcagTACAATAACAAGCAATTTTTTAGAGTCTCTATTTGATTCCAAAAGGATAAATTTCTTACCCAAAATTATAGAAGAATTTGAATTATTACTAATGAAAGATaggaaagaaataaaatgtacaGTTTACACAGCAAAAGAATTGGATAACagttataaaaagaaagtgCACGATTCGATACTTTTCAGATTGAAAAATGAATTGAAACCACTTATTGAGTATAAAACCGATGCAACTATTTTGGGAGGACTGGTTCTAAAAATCGGCAATCAAGTTTTTGATTTTTCGGCTAAGtcaaaaattgaaaaaattaaaagtacgTTGTTATAGTAACCCCTTCGGACAAACTGTtagtacgtatatatatacatatagatatagatataaatagatatatagatatagatacagatatagatagatatatagatatagatataaatagatatatgCATGTTCTTATAAATGAGTATACAATAGCTAATTCACAATTTTGTTCCAAACTTTTGAAAATGCAGCCGTTTTGTCATTAACGCAGATGGGTGTAGGGGATTGTTAACTGGTATttcataagaatatatactATCGTGctcacatatatacatacatgaataCTTACgtgcatatgcatatatacacctATTGTGgtgctttttttattacgcataaaaggtaaaaaaaaagaagaaacatTTAGCACAATGGAATAtagcttttatttttattgcaaGCACTGTTCGTATTGA
It encodes the following:
- a CDS encoding hypothetical protein (conserved Plasmodium protein) codes for the protein MNVHSFRKFSRLEIYRPSKFSEIKKRLYLKKKLFSVIMKNAKRELQKKEKSKCGKHAEEDVFYSTIASYPENKTRIYKNNKYNVYENYNHWQDDGEKPSIERLFFICSSMGCLELQYVLSSFINYQKNILKDEDILTLYKFLDLSEKDMYDYLCGIELMPQNFLQTAVIRCLLKFINVNHPSLN
- a CDS encoding ATP synthase subunit O encodes the protein MKTLRCSRQLTRLTHGNMWKHFQKNDYSVLLFCKRNIRSQVKNNKVSYTTRYYSNSFEEEKKNTEEYYLSMGDNIEKRYSLALYNVGKRSNKINEISSDILFVKNNFLKDKVFLNFLHIPNIENKEKLDFLKNQCKKYNNNNFSTITSNFLESLFDSKRINFLPKIIEEFELLLMKDRKEIKCTVYTAKELDNSYKKKVHDSILFRLKNELKPLIEYKTDATILGGLVLKIGNQVFDFSAKSKIEKIKSTLL